A region from the Arachis ipaensis cultivar K30076 chromosome B01, Araip1.1, whole genome shotgun sequence genome encodes:
- the LOC107606044 gene encoding protein FAR1-RELATED SEQUENCE 5-like, which translates to MQLSYVTEVGSEEMELGDELPDHGCLQEDEIPRVGMRFAQLQMAHDFYVTYAKKVGFATKIRTTTYDKITKAPINQAIRCNRDGYRESRVKAPTRKNTISAAGYKARIYVKFDKDIQDWVLFKVDLAHSHPCSARKTVHYHEYRQLTMHAKYVIEDNDEAEIRPNKTFLALSNEAGGPSNLGFSEKDLRNYITVRLRTSNVNADVREMMSYFMRMKDINPNFFYAVKLDEECKFKSAVWVDAKCRASYEYYGDVSVDSTYSTNRHGLSFVSFVGGQPPW; encoded by the exons ATGCAACTGTCGTATGTTACCGAGGTTGGAAGTGAAGAGATGGAGCTTGGTGATGAG ttACCAGATCATGGTTGCCTACAAGAAGACGAGATACCAAGAGTTGGAATGCGGTTTGCTCAGTTACAGATGGCTCATGACTTTTATGTTACCTATGCAAAGAAAGTTGGATTTGCAACTAAGATAAGGACGACAACATATGACAAGATCACAAAGGCTCCCATTAACCAAGCTATACGCTGTAATCGCGACGGGTACCGCGAGTCTCGTGTTAAAGCACCAACGCGAAAGAATACAATTTCAGCTGCTGGGTACAAGGCAAGGATATATGTCAAGTTTGATAAAGACATCCAAGACTGGGTTTTGTTCAAGGTTGACTTGGCGCACTCACACCCCTGTTCAGCGAGAAAGACAGTGCACTACCATGAGTATAGGCAGTTGACCATGCATGCAAAGTACGTGATCGAGGATAATGATGAGGCTGAGATTCGACCAAATAAGACATTCCTTGCTTTGTCAAATGAGGCTGGAGGCCCCTCTAACTTGGGATTCTCAGAGAAGGATTTAAGAAACTATATAACAGTAAGGCTCCGAACTAGCAATGTGAATGCGGATGTTAGGGAGATGATGAGCTACTTCATGAGAATGAAGGACATCAATCCGAACTTCTTTTACGCAGTGAAGTTGGACGAGGAGTGTAAATTTAAGAGTGCAGTATGGGTGGATGCAAAATGTAGGGCGTCGTATGAATACTACGGAGACGTGTCAGTTGATAGCACCTACAGTACAAACAG GCATGGATTATCGTTTGTGTCGTTCGTTGGGGGTCAACCACCATGGTAA